The Streptomyces sp. NBC_00224 genome contains the following window.
TCCGGCCGAGCGGCCCGATCCGGACGAATACCATCCGCGCCGCCACTTGGCGCTGCTTCCCCTGGTCAACCTGCCGACGACGTACCAGATCAGTACCAGTACGGCCCCCGCGACGACATATCCCATCTCCCCCACCGTCCTTCGTTCTTCTCTCTGCGTGACTGGGGGATGCCCCCGGCCACCGGAAGCGAAAGCAGACTTGAGCAACTCCAGAGGTTCCGCGCAGGATGGCGGCCATGACCTCCAGCGCGCGCCCTCTCCTCAACCGCCGCCTCGCCGAGTTCGGGACGACGATCTTCGCCGAGATGTCCGCCCTCGCGGCGTCCACCGGAGCCATCAACCTCGGCCAGGGCTTCCCCGACACCGACGGCCCCGAGGAGGTGCGCGAGGCCGCCGTGCGGGCCCTGCGCGACGGGCGGGGCAACCAGTACCCGCCGGGCCCGGGCGTGCCCGAGCTGCGCACCGCGATCGCGGACCACCAGCTGCGGCGCTACGGGCTCGCGCTCGACCCCGACCGCGAGGTGCTGGTGACGGCGGGCGCCACCGAGGCGATCGCGGCCGCGCTGCTCGCCCTGGTGGAGCCGGGGGACGAGGTGATGGCCCTGGAGCCGTACTACGACTCGTACGCGGCCTGCATCGCCATGGCGGGCGGCACCCGCGTCCCGGTGACGCTGCGCCCCGAGACCGGCGAAGGCGGGCAGCGGCGCTTCGTGCTCGACCTCGACGAGCTGCGCGCCGCCGTCACCCCGCGCACCCGCCTCATCCTGCTCAACACCCCGCACAACCCCACCGGAACCGTGCTCACGCGCGCGGAGCTGACGGCGGTGGCGGAGCTGGCGTGCGAGCGGGACCTGCTGGTGGTGACCGACGAGGTGTACGAGCACCTGGTCTTCGACGGCGAGCACGTGCCGCTGGCGACGCTGCCGGGGATGCGCGGGCGCACGCTGACGATCGGCTCGGCGGGCAAGACGTTCTCGTTCACCGGCTGGAAGGTCGGCTGGGCCACCGGCGCGCCCGAGCTGGTCGCGGCCGTCCGCTCGGCCAAGCAGTTCCTTACGTA
Protein-coding sequences here:
- a CDS encoding pyridoxal phosphate-dependent aminotransferase — translated: MAAMTSSARPLLNRRLAEFGTTIFAEMSALAASTGAINLGQGFPDTDGPEEVREAAVRALRDGRGNQYPPGPGVPELRTAIADHQLRRYGLALDPDREVLVTAGATEAIAAALLALVEPGDEVMALEPYYDSYAACIAMAGGTRVPVTLRPETGEGGQRRFVLDLDELRAAVTPRTRLILLNTPHNPTGTVLTRAELTAVAELACERDLLVVTDEVYEHLVFDGEHVPLATLPGMRGRTLTIGSAGKTFSFTGWKVGWATGAPELVAAVRSAKQFLTYVASGPFQYAVAEALRLPDSFTDGMRDELRGKRDLLSEGLAAAGFAVYRPAGTYFITTDIRPLGEELSHGGDGFAFCRALPERCGVVAIPNAVFYDHRDAGAPFVRFAFCKRESVLEEAVSRLKALAG